The Tautonia plasticadhaerens nucleotide sequence ATCGGCATCGCCGAGGCCGACCTGGCCGACCTCTACGAGCGTCGGATCGAGCCGGCCGAACGCCGGGAGCGGCACGGTAGGGAGGCGCCCGAGCGGGCCGAACGGTTCGGGCTGGCCCTGCTGGCGGGCCTGGCGGTGGGGCTGATCGGCTCATGGCCCCGGAGGAGGAGGCCGACCAGGGCCCGGCCCTGGTGGACGACCTGGATGATGATCGGGGTCGCCTCGGCCGCGGTCGGCGCGGCGGAGGCGCCGGACGAGGGATCGATCGCGGGGCTCGTCACTTCGGGGAGGGTCGCGTTCAATCGAGGGGAGCTCGTCGAGGCGCTCGCCCGATTCGACCGGGCCGCCGCCCTCGCACCCGGGGACCCGATCGCGGGGTACAACGCCGCCGCGGCGCTCTACCAGCTCGGCCGATTCGACGAGGCCCGCTCCCGATACCTCGCCTCCCGGGCCCGGGCGGACGACCGGCTCCGGACCAAGATCGACTACGCCCTGGGCAATACCGCCGTCGCCCTGAGGGACATCCCCTCGGCCCTCCGGCACTATGACGACTGCCTCGGTTCGACCGCCCGAGGCGACGCGTTCGACCTGATCCGCGCCTTCGCCCGGGAGAACCGCGCCTTTGCCGAGCGCCTCGCCAACCCGGGGGCCTCGACCTCCGACGGCGACGGCGACGGCGACGGCGACGGCGACGGCGAGGAGGCCGACGTGCCTTCCGGTGGGGACGGGGACGACTCCCGGGGCGAAGGGGACGAGGGCGACGCCCCCGGTGAGGGCCCGGACGGCGGCCCGGGGCCCGGCCCCGATCCCGCCGGGGGCCCGGACGGGACGGGCGGTGATCCGGGCCCCGGGGGCCCGTCCGGGACGGCGGCCGCGCCGGGGTCGGGCACCGCCTCGGGGGGGGCGACCCGGGGGGATTCGCCGGCCGACCGCCTCGCCCGGGCCGTCAAGTCGATCCGGGACGCCCGTGACCGCCGCCTGCCGGACGTGCCGCACGCCCCCCCCCCGGGCTCGTCGGGGCGCCCGAGATGGTAATCCGAATCCTCCCGTCGCCTCCGCCATCCCCGAGGCCGGGCCGACCGGGACACCCCGACTCCTGGCCCGGCAATCCCCCGTGCGGGCTGGAGCCGGGGCCGGGGCCGGCCCGCCCCGCTCCCCGTCGGGCCGAGGGACCGGCGCCCTCGGGTCGTCCCAAGCCCGGCGGGCGCGTCCTGCCGGCGTTCGTCGGGATGGCGGTCGTCCTGGCGGTCGCGCCGGGCCCGTCGACGGCGGCCGGGCAGGCCGAGGGGCTGCCGGTGCGAGTCGAGGCGTCGACCCGGGGGCCGCACTACGTCGGCCAGGCGATCCCGTTCCGGGTCCTCGTCACGGCCGGGGCGACCGAGCCGACCGTCGAGGCGCCGACCGCTCCCGAGCTGGACGTGATCCCGGCGACGGTCGAGGTGAGGCCGGTGTCAGCCAGCTCGATCGGGACGATCGTCCAGGAGACGAACCTGTATCGGTTCACCTACTTCCTCGTCCCCCGTCGGGCCGGGCCGATGCTCGTGCCCGCCTTCCGGGCGAGGGCCGACGGCCGATCGGGCGCCAGCGGCCCGACCCGGCTGGAGCCGAAGCTGCCGCCGTCCGAAGGGCGGCCCTCGTGGTTCCTGGGGGGGATCGGGCCGCTCGAGGTGGGGGTGGTCGCCCGGCCGGGGGCGACCCGGCTGGGGGAATCGGCGGTGGTGGAAGTCACACTCGACGGCCCCGGCGCGCTCGGGTCGACGAATCGCCCGACGCTCCGGCTGGGTGACGGGTCCGAGGACGGGGCGGCGGTCGAGCCCATGCCGCCGAGGTCGAGCGACTCGCCGCCGTCCCGCACCTTCCCGTTCCGGGTCCGGCCGGGGTCGGCCGGGACGACCACGATCGAGCCAGTGCTCGTCTCCTGGTTCGACCCGGGGTCGAGGTCATACCGGACGGTCGGCTCCGGCGGCGTCTCGCTCCGGGTGGAGGACCCTCCCGGGTTCGACCCCTCGGCCATTGAGGTGGCGAGCGTCGGGGAGGAGCCGAGGGCGAGGGGCCCCGGCGATCGCCTCGGGGCCGCGCTGGCCGCGATCGGGGCGGCCGGCTCGGCGGGCGTGCTTTCGGTCCTGGCCTGGGGGTGGGGACGGCGACGGCGGCGGTCGCCGGGCCGCTTCGCGAGGCGGCAGGCCGCCCGGATCGAGGCCGCCGACGCACCGACGAGGGCAGGGCTGGTGTCCGAGGCGCTGGCGGGCTACCTCAGCCGGGCGATCGGCCATCCGGGAGGTGAGCTGACCCCTCCCGAGGCCCGGGGGGCGATCGGGCTGGCCACGGGCGATCCCGGGCTGGCCGATCGGGCGGCCCGACTCGTCGAGGCCTGCGACACGGCCCGCTATTCCGGCCGGGCGGGGGGGGGGACGGCCTGGGGGATGCGGCGGGGCTGTTCCGGGATCTGGCCCGGGTGAGATCGACCGGAATCGGCCGATCGACGGCGGCCGGCGGTGACCCGCCGGCCTCGGCATCGAGCAATCGGGTGGGGGCCGCATGAGGGGGCCCCCACGTCTCGCGTCGGCCGACGGCCCGACCGTGACGGTCCGGGCATCGGCCGGAATCATCGGGCGGCGGTCGCCGCCGGGGCGGGTCGGTGTTCGGTCCGACCCGCTCGATTCGCATCACTCAGGTGGGATCAGAGGTAGCTGAACAATTCCTTGAAGGCGCCCCGCTTCTGCTCGGCCTTGACCGAGGCATTGTGGGCCTCGTAGTCGCCGAGGTCCAGCGGAGGGATGGTCCGGTTCATCAGCATCTCGATGTTGGTCAGCGGATCGCCCTGATCGGGGGTGACGAACAGGTAGGCGACGCCGTTGCGTCCCATCCGGCCGGTCCGGCCGATCCGGTGGACGTAGTTCTCCGGGTCCTCCGGGATGTCGTAGTTGACGACGTGGCTGATGCCGTCGACGTCGATGCCCCGGCCGACCACGTCGGTGGCCACCAGGACGGGGATCTCCCCCGTGCGGAAGGCCTTCATCACCTTGTCGCGGGAGGTCTGGGGCAGGTCGCCGTGGATCACGGCCACGCCCTTGACGACGCGACGGATGCGGTCGGCCAGCTTGTCGGCCCCGCGCTTGGTGCGGGTGAAGACGAGGCACTGCTCGGGTTGCTCACGCTGGAGCAGGTGGACCAGCAGCTCGGTCTTCTTGTCCTGGTCGACGGTGACGTAGAACTGGTTGACGGTCTCGGCCGACGGCTCGTCCTTGGAGAGGAGCATCTCGACGGGCTCGAACATGTACTTGTCGGCCAGGCGGCGGATCTCCGGCTCGATGGTGGCCGAGAGCAGCAGCGTCTGGTGCGGGTCGGGGACCCGTCGGAGGATCTTCTCGATGTCGGGGCGGAACCCGATGTCGAGCATGCGGTCGGCCTCGTCCAGGACGACGTGCACGACGTCGCCGAGGTACAGGGTGCCGCGACGGATGTGGTCGATGACCCGACCGGGGGTGCCGACGACGATGTCGACGCCGCGCTGCAGCGCCCGCAACTGCTTCTCGATCGGCTGGCCGCCGTAGACGGCGCAGATGGCCACGTCGCGATTGGCCGCGAGGTTGTCCATCTCGGCGACGATCTGCTGGGCCAGTTCCCGGGTCGGCGCGAGGATCAGGGCCTGGGGGCCCTTGCCGCGCTCTTCCAGCATCTCGATCAGCGGGATGCCGAAGGCGGCCGTCTTGCCGGTGCCGGTCTTGGCCTGGCCGATGATGTCGCTGCCGTCCAGCGCCTCGGGGATGACGGCGGCCTGGATCGGAGAAGGGGTGATGTAGCGGATGCGTCGCAAGGCTTCGAGCATCTCGGGGCTGAGCCCCAGGTCGGAGAAGTCGATTTCCGGCTCCTCAACGGCTCGCTGGATCAAAAAGACCTCCTCGTGGGGGATGGTCGGGGTTCAGAGGTGGGATCGGGGCGAACAATGCCCCGAGGTTGGAAGGGATTGCGTCGATCCTTTCACGCTAACTTGCCAGACGCCGCCGGTCAAGGCGGAACGGACGGCCGGGGCGTTCGGGCCGGGCCCTTGCGGGGTCATGCACCTACCGATACGCTTTTCCTAGGATACGGTCGATCGCCGAGGGCGGTTCGATCCGGCCGCGGACGCGGGCCGGTTCGGGCGGCCCGAGGCCCTGATCCGCCCCCGTCTTGTCTCCCGGGAGCCTCGCGCCATGGCCGACCAACCGAACTCCGGCGGCGACATCCAGCAGAAGTATCGTCAGTTTCTCGACCTGCTGCCGCTGACCATCAGCCTCGCCGGCCTGCCCCCGAGCGAGGGACGATTGTTCACCGAGGACCAGATCGAGGCGCGCGCCATGACGGTCCGCCACGCATATCGGGTCGCAAAATCGACGGTCAGGGAACTGCTGGGCGGGTCGTAAGAGGCGTGAGCAGGGTTCCGGCTCGGGCAGGTCAGGGGGCCCGATTCGGGCCCTTCGGCGCTGGCCCGATGCGGGTGTCGAGCCGATATGAAGGTCGTGGCGGCCGGGGGCCGCGATGCCAGCCCGGCGTCGCGGCCGGGAGCCGGCCGCCGCGTCGACCCGAGACCGACTCCCCACTCGCGAAAGGCCATCCCTTGAAGACGACGCACCCCGCGGGGCACCACCGACCCCGGAAACGGCTCCGCGCCGTGCTGGTCGGGCTGGGCCTCGACGACGCCGACGCGACCCAACGGATCATCAACGGCGATCAATGCCTGATCCTCGGCGGGTCGGAGCAGACGCACGCCGAGATGCTGGAAACGGTGCTCAGGCTCGAATCGGAGCTGGAGCGTCGCGGCCAGAGCCTCGGCGAGGTGTCGCCGGCCGACCTGGCCGACATCGCCTGGCGGATCGACTCCCCCGAGTTGCACCGGGTCGCGCTTCGGATGCATCACGAGCTGCGCCGACGGGGGCTGAGCTTCCACGAGTCGTCCCCCGAGCTGCTGACCGAGATCAGCCTCGGCGAGGACTCCTGAACAGCCCTCCCGCCGCGACGACGCGGCGACGTCCCGATCCGATCGATCGTTCGATCCGACCGGGGCCGGGGCCCCGACGGCCCGGAGCTTCGGAGAGGCCAATCGACCTCCCCTCTCCCCCGCTCCGCGCCCTCGAGGCCCCGGTCCCGCCCGATCGGCCCCGAGGGCCGGGCCGGACCGATCAAAGCACGTCCGAGCCGCCCAGGCGGAACAGGCGCCGGGCGTTCTCCGTCGAGATCCTCGCCAGCTCGGCGGCCTCCATGCCTCGAAGCTCGGCGATCCGGGAACAGGTGACGGCCACCCGGGCCGGCTCGTTGGTCTTGCCCCGGAAGGGGTGGGGGCTGAGGTACGGGCTATCGGTCTCCACGAGCAGCCGGTCCGCCGGCATCCGGGTGGCGACCTCCCGGAGCGGGTCGAGCGACGGGTTGCGGAAGGTCACCATCCCGGCGAACGACAGGTGCAGGCCCAGCGCGAGGAACGCCTGGGCGTCGTCCCACGTGCCGGTGAACGAATGGAGGATGCCGGGGACGGGCCTCCCCAGTCGTTCCAGCTGCGCCACGACGTCCGACTCGCACTCCCGGCAATGGATGACCACGGGGAGGTCATGCTCGGCGGCCAGGGCGAGGTGGCGGTCGAAGGAGTCCTGTTGCTGGGGGAACGGGGTGTCGTCCCAGTAGCGGTCGAGGCCCGTCTCGCCGACGGCCACGACCTTCGGCGCCCGGACCCGATCGACCACGCGTCCCCAGTCCTCGGGCCCGGCCTCGGCGACGTGGTTCGGCTGGATGCCGACGGCGGCGAAGACGCCGGGGCGGGCCGAGGCGATCCCGATCACCGCGTCGGCCGAGTCGGCCGTCGTGGCGATCGCCACCACCTGCTCGACGCCGGCCGCCCGGGCGCGATCGAGCGCGGCGTCGAGCTGATCGAGGAGCCGGGGGTCGTCGAGGTGGGCGTGGGTATCGACCAGCGGGGAGAGGCGGGGGGTGGGGGGGCGAGGCTCGGCCACGGCGTCAGTCCCCCCGGACCGGCTGGTCGTCCCCGCCGGGGGCCGGGTCGCCGTCGAAGTAGCCGACGACCTCGAAGCGGTAGCCGGTCACCCGGAACCCTCGACGACCGAGACGGCCGACCAGTTCCGGGTCGAGCGCATCGATCAACCCGGGGGCGTAGGGGGTCGGCAGGTCCTGCACCGCCCCGGACCGGAGGCAACGGAGGTGGTAATGGCCCTCGGTCCGGGCGTCATATCGGGCCGAGCCCTCGACGGAGGGGAGCTTGATCACCAACCCGCCGTCGACGAGCGCCTCCAGCGCGTTGTAGACGGTCGCCAGGCTGAGGCTGGGGATCGACCGCCGGACGGCCTCGAAGACCTGCTCGGCGGTCGGGTGCTGGTCGGATCGTCGCAGGAAGGCGAAGATTTCCTCGCGCTGACGGGTCGGTCGCCGGCCGGAGGCCTCCAGGGCCGCCCGCAACTCCTCGGTCTCGTCGGGAACCTCGGGCATCGAATTGCCGGTCATGCGGGGGCCGGGCCGATCGGGGGGACCATCCCCGCGCGGCCGATGGATTCGTCTGCTCGTTGACCGCCATTGTCCGGGGGCGACGGCCCCGGAGTCAACCGCCGCCGGGACGGACGAGGGCGTCCGTCCCGGCGGCCGGCCGGTCGGTCGTGGGTCAGGCATCCTCGCCGAAGAGGTCTTCGAGGGCGTCGCCGACCGGGTCGGCGGGGCGGTCGCCCTCCCCCCCGGCCCACCGCCTGCCGACCCCCTCGACGGACGCACCGGAGTCGTCGGGGAAATTGCCTGTGGCCACCAGCCGGAAGAACAGCGGCGAGAGCACCGGGACCGCCCCCTCGCCGAGCGGGTTGAAGGTGACGGCGACCTCGGGCTCGAGCACCCCGTCGCGGATCGTCCAGGTGCCGGTGACCGGGTCATACACGGTCAGGTCGGGACGGGTGTCGCCGTCGTAATCGGAGATGGCGGCGACCTGGCCGTCGTCCGCGTAGCTCACCGGGAAGGCGCCGCTGAAGTTCGGGGCCTCGCCGGCCGAAGGGAAGATGAACCAGCGGAGATTGCCGCCCAGGTCGGTGATGGAGCGGAAGGTGGCGATGTCGTCCCGCCCGTCGTCATTGTAGTCGGCCACGACCGGCTGGTCGGCATTCCCGCCGGCGCCGAAGTCGACCGGGAAGCCGCCGATCTTCTGCGAGAATCGGCTGTCATTGGGCCCCGACGGCAGGACGAACCACTGCGACTGCCCCTCCTTGCCGGGCAGGTCGCTGATCGGCCGGAAGGTGGCGATGTCGGCCCGGTCGTCCCCGTCGAAGTCGAAGGGGACCGGCAGGTCGACGCCGCCGGGGGCGCCGAAGAGGACGTCGAAGGCGCCGACCTTGGTCTCGAAGCCGTTGGGGTTGGGCATCGACGGCAGGATGAACCACTGGGCGTTGCCGGGATTGATGTCGCTGTTGGCCCGGAAGGTGGCGATGTCGGTGGTGCCGTCGCCGTCGTAGTCGGCCGGGGCCGGGCGATCGAGCACCCCCGGGGCGCCGAAGTCGGCGCGCCGGATCAGGCCCTCCGAGCCCGAGAGCCTGATGAACCAGGACGAGAAGAGCGGGGTTCCCCCGGCCTCGGCCCCGGCGGTCGGGTCGACCACGGCGACATCGGTCTTGAGGTCACCATCGAAGTCGCCGGCGACGGGGATGACGTCCGAATCGACGCCGGGGATCACGAGCGTCTCGGTGGGGTTCCCCTGCCGGGCGTACCTGATGGCGAAGACGCCGCCCTGGGCGGGATCGAATCGGTACAGCGCCAGGTCCGCGATCCCGTCGCCGTCGTAATCCCCGATCAACCGATCGGGCGTGCCGTCGCCGGGGCCGCCGGGGTCTCCCGGGCCGCCGGGATCTCCCGGGCCGCCGGGGTCTCCCGGGCCGCCGGGGTCTCCCGGGCCGCCGGGGTCTCCCGGGCCGCCGGGGTCTCCCGGGCCGCCGGGGTCTCCCGGGCCGCCGGGGTCTCCCGGGCCGCCGGGGTCTCCCGGGCCGCCGGGATCTCCCGGGTCGGTACCCGGTGAGAAATCGAGGGTCGCGAAGTAAGTCCCTGACTCGTCCCCCGTGTCGGGCGGCGAGACCCCGGCGAGGTCGAAGGGCCCCTCATACAACCCGACGACCGAGACGAGGTCGCCGGTCCCCCCGACGAGTTGGGCGACGCCGTCGTTCCCCTCTCCGCCGATCTGGAGGTGTTGGAGGTAATTGCCGTCGGCGTCGAGCCTCACGACGTACCCATCGCTCAGGCCCCGAGAGGTGACGTTGGCGGTGCCCGCGCCGGGGTCCAGGTCGAGCGTCCCGTCGAAGGTGCCGCCGAAGGTGATCACCCCGGACGCGTCGAGGGCGAGGCCGATGGGGATGTTCGGGGTCGAGTTGCCGATCAGCCGGGCCCAGGAGGGGGCCAGGCCGGCGTCCCATCGGGCGACGACGAGGTCGAAATTGCCGGCCCCCGGGAGCGGCTCCGACTGCCCCCCGAGGTCGACCCCGTCGATGAAGGGCCCGATCGTCACGACCGACTCGACGGTCTCGCCCGAGGTCAGCAGGGCGACGCTGTTCCACTGGTCGAAGCCGCCCCCCCCGGTGGTGTCGACGGCCCGGAATGCCCCCTGGGAGGAGAGGCGGAGCAGGAAGCCGTCGAAGCTGGGGAGCGAGCCGGGGCCCTCGTTGATCGCGCTGGAGCGGAGCTGCTGGCCGGCGTCGGGGTCGAAGTCGGCCTGGCCCCGGAAGGAGCCGACCATGTAGAGGTCCCCGTCCGCCCCCGGTGCCACGGCCAGGCCCAGGGGGATCGCCACATCGCTGCCGGACGTGGATCGGATCGTCTTGGCGAAGTCGAGGCCGCGGTCGGCGTCGAGCTTCACGAGATACAGGTCGTTGGAACCCTCGACCGGGAGGCTCGCCGGCCCCGGGTCGAGGTCCGTGGTCCCCTCGATGAGCCGACCGATGACGTACGCCGCCCCCTGGGGATCGACGGCGACGAAGGTGGGCCCGGTGTCGGCGATGTCGGCCGTCGAGCCGGCCAGGCGGACGGCCGAGCCGAAGCCGCCCCCGGCGTCGAGGGTGAGCACGAAGGCCCCCGTGCCCGAGGGCGTCCGGTCCTCGGTCGGGGACAGATCCAGGTCGACGGCCGGGGTCGACGAGCCGACGGCCACCAGCTCGCCCGACGGGCCGGCGGCCAGGCCGGTGAGCGAGAACTGGGCGTTGTCGTTGACGGGGGCCGGCACCGTGATCGTCCGGACCCAGAGCAACGCGCCGGAGGCGGAATACTTGGCGAAGAAGGCGTCCCCCACGGGGTCGCCGCCGGTGTCGCCGTCCCGGATCACCTGGCCGACCCCGGGGTCGAAATCGACCTGGCCCCGGAACCGTCCGCCGAGGAAGAGGTTGCCGTCGGCATCCGTCGCGACCTGGGCCCCGCTGACCTGGGGAGGGCCGTCGAGCGTCCCCAGCAGCGGGACGCCGATCTCGCCGGCGAGCAGCGTGCGCGCCTCGAGCCATTCCACCCGGGCCGATCGCCTCGCCCGCCTGCGGTTCGCTGAATCCATCGGTGTTCCTCTCGGTAATCCGAACTGGGTCGCACGACCATCGGGGGTCCTGGGCGGGTCGGTCAGGTCGCCCGCCAGGGCCGCCCGGGGGGGCGGGGGAGTTCGCCGAACGGCATGAATCGGGGTGGCCGGGACCGGTCGACGCGGGGTGGGTGATGAGGGCTCTCGCCGGGCCGATCCAGGAGGATAAGCGTATCGTATCATTTGATACCGGGCAAGTTTGGGGGACGAGGGCGGCGTTGCAAACACGAAACATCGCCCGGCGACGGCCCGGGGAGCCCGGCGGCCCGGCGGCGGGGGCGGGCCGGTCGCTGGTGAGGCTTGACAGGGGATCGAGCCGAGGGTTACAGTGTCTGCAATGGGCCGGGGTGCAGCCGATGCGCCCTGGTTCGGGGTCGGGGGACGCATCCGGTCTCGGGTTGCTTCGGCCGCGGGGCACTGCGGCGACGGTTGTCGAGGCCGTTCGCCCGGCCCGGGTTTCGAAGCGACCGAGGTCCAGCGACGCTGCGATTGCGGCGTCCGGTCGCACCACGGTGGTCGGGCCCGATTGAGCCCCGCCCATCGTCGAGCACCGGAGGGCCGGGCCGCCGCCGCATCGGCCGGCCTGGCGACTCGCGTCGGAGGAGTCGGATGAGCGTCGATCTGGTCCGGATCGTGGACAGCATCCACCGCGAGAAGAACATCCCCAAGGAAGTCCTCTTCGAGGGGTTGCAGTCCGCGCTGGCCACTGCCGCCCGCAAGCATTACCCCGACGCGGCGGACATCACCGTCACGATCGACCCGGACACCGGCCGGATCGCCACCGTCAAGGACGGCGAGCCGGTCGAGCCGCCGGACTTCGGCCGGATCGCCGCCCAAACGGCCAAGCAGGTGATCATCCAGAAGATCCGGGAGGCCGAGCGCGACACCCTCTTCGACGAGTTCGACGTGCTCCGGGGCGAGATGGTCACCGGCACGATCCAGCGGTTCGAGGGGGGGGCCGTCACCGTCAACCTGGGCAAGACCGACGGCCTGCTGCCCCGCTCCGAGTCGATCCCCGGCGAGAGCCACCACCCCGGCGAGCGGGTCCGGGCCATCGTGCTGGACGTCCGCAAGGTCGGCCAGCGCGTGAAGATCATCCTCAGCCGGACGCACCCGGACTTCGTCCGACGCCTCTTCGAGCTGGAGATCCCCGAGATCGCCGACCAGACGATCCAGATCCGGGCCCTGGCCCGGGAGGCCGGCTACCGCTCCAAGGTGGCCGTCAGCTCGCTGGACCAGAAGGTCGACGCGGTCGGTGCCTGCGTCGGCGTGCGGGGGACCCGGATCAAGAACATCGTCGACGAGCTGGGGGGGGAGCGGATCGACATCGTCCGCTGGAACGACGCCCTGCAAGTGCTCATCCCCAACGCCTTGCAGCCGGCCGAGATCGAGGAGGTCTTGCTCTGCAACCTCCTGGGCCGGGCGATCGTCCTGGTCCGCGACGACCAGCTGTCGCTGGCCATCGGCCGGCGGGGCCAGAACGTCCGGCTGGCGTCGAAGCTCGTCGGCTGGGACATCGAGATCATGACCAGCGAGGAGCTGGACGAGCTGATCGACAAGGCCGTCGGCCAGTTCTCCGCCCTGGAGGGTTGCGACGCGGACCTGTCCAACCGGCTGGTCGAGCAGGGGATCCTCAGCTACGACGACCTGTCGATCATGGAGATCGACGACCTGGTGAACACGATCGAGGGATTGGACGAAGAACTGGCACGAGGGTTGGTTTCCCAGTCCGAGCAGCTGGCCGAGCAGGCCGAGCAGGACGACCTGCCCCGCCGCAAGGGTGCCCGGGCGACCCCGGCCGCCCCCGTCCCGGAGGCCGAGGGCGCCGCCGAGGCCGGCTCGTTCTCGATCGAGGATCTGGCCGGCGAGCCCCCGATCGGGGAGGCCGCGGACTCGGGGATCGAGCCCCCCGACGGCCTGGCCGCTTCGGATGAGCCGGTCGACGCGGACGCGGACCCCGACCCGGCCACCGACCCCGACGCCCTGGACGACGACGGCTCCCGCGAGGACGCCGGTCACGACGAGGAGCCGGCCGAGCAGGAGGCCGCCTACGGATCGCACGACATCGACCTGGCCGACGAGGCCGGGCACGTCGAGCACCGGGGGCACGAGGTCACCCACCCGCCGATCGACGAGGAGAACCCCGAGGAGGACGAGGACCGGACGCCCGACATCGGCGTCGGTACCGTCCTTGCATCATCCCGAGCCGAGGAGGGCCCCGACGCCGGCGACGAATCGTCGGAGGAGGACCGCCCGGCCCCCCCGATCCCCGACCCCGATGCCCCGGCGGCCGACGAGGCCGAGACCCCGGGGCCGGACTCTCCGGAGCGCCCCGCGATGGACCCGAATCAGCCATGATCCCCGCGACGGTCCCACCCCGACCGCCGCGGGCCGGCCGAGTCGCCCCCACCGCCATCACCGCCCCCTCCTGAGCGTCGCCCCGGGCCCCGCCCGGCCGCGACGCGGCCCGGAGGCCCGGGAAATTGGCCTGGCACGACCGGTCGGCCGAGACCACAATACCGACCGGGCCGCCCCCAAGGGCCGGGGGCTGCCGAGCCATGAGGAGGAGCCGTTGTCCGCGAACAAGATGCGTGTCCACGAGTTGGCGAAGGAACTCGGTCTGGAGAAGGCCAAAGACTTGATCGAGCGGATCCAAGAATGGGGCCTGGACGTCAAGCCGAGCCCGGCGGCCGGGGTCGATGAGGAAACGGCCGACGAGATCCGTCGGCGGATGATCGCCTCCCCCGCGGCGCCCTCGACCGGCGCCGACCAGGCCACCCCCACCCCCACACCCCCCCGATTGCCCGCATCGGCCGCATCGGCCGCGGAGTCGACCCCCGAGACCCCGACCGCGGAGGCCCCCGCCATCAGCTCGACCGCCGCCTCCCCCCGGACCCAGGGCTCCCCCGCCCCGACTTCGCCGTCCAGCCAGGCGCAGGCGGACGCGCCCCAGGCGCCGCCGACGCCCCCGCCTTCGCAGAAGGCCCCCGCCCGCCCGGCCGAGCCGGCCCCCCGAGCCGGGGCCTCGCTGGCCCAGCCGCCGGCCGGTTCCGCCCCCCGCCCCTCGCAGCCCCCGCCGATGTCACAGACGCCCCCGGCCCCGTCGTCTCGACAGGCCGGCCCCCTCGCCGGGCACACCCGAGGGGGCGGCACCGGCCATCGGCCCTCCGGCCCGGCCCAGGCCGGCCCCCAGGGCGGGGCCGAGCCCCGGCCCCGGCCCGGCTCCGGCCAGGGCCCCCAGTCGGGCCGGCCCCTGGATCGCAGCGACTACATCGGCCCGGCCGGCACCCGCCATGCCGCGCCGGGTCGCCCCGGCCAATCCCCGTCCCCCCGCAGGCCCGGCGATTCGGGCGACTCCGGCCGCCGCGAGGGGCCCAGGCCGGGCGGCCGCCCCCTGCCCCCGGTCGCCAGCGGCGGCGGCGGACGCCCCCTGCCCCCGGTCGCCCCGCCCTCGGGACCGCCGAAGCGGGGCGACGGTCCCCGGCCCGGCGGCGGCCCGGCCTCCGGTGGCAACGCCCAGCCGAAGCAGCGCTTCACCCGGGAGGAGATGCTGGAGCTGATGCGTCGCGGGCAGCTGCCCACGACGCCCCCCCCCGCCGGCCGTGAAGGAGCCCGGGGCCCGCTGCCCACCGGCCCGCTGCCCACCGGCCCGCTGCCCACCGGCCCGACCGCCCGGGGCCCGATCCCCGGGGCCCCGGCCCGGAAGTCCGGCTCCGACTTCGAGGAGGAGGATCGCAAGGGCAAGGGCGGCCCCGGCGGCGGACGCTTCGGCGGCGGCGGCGGCCCCGGTGCCGGCACCGGCGGCGGCGCCACCGACCGCGCCGCCCGCCGCAAGGCCCGCCAGGAACGCGCCAAGGACCGCGTCGTCTCGCCGGTCCCCGCGGCCGCGCTGCTCGACTCCGACGACGACGGCGGCCGTCGCCGCGGCCCCAAGCGGCACAAGAGCCGGGGCCCGGCCATCGCCCCGAGGAAGACCGCGGCGGAGATCGAGCCGCCGATCACCCTCCGGTCGCTCTCCGAGGCCATCGGCATCAAGGCCAACCAGTTGATGCGGCGGATGATGGACCTCTCCGGCCAGCTGGTGACCATCAACACCTCCCTCGAGGAGGACGCGGCCATCGAGCTGGCGATGGAGTTCGGGGTCGAGCTGTCGATCGCCCGCGAGGACACCGCCGAGGACGAGTTCGACCGGCTCCTCGAAGGCGCCCGGGCCGCCGAGACGGCGCCCGAGCACCTGCAGGCCCGCCCCCCGATCGTCACCATCCTCGGCCACGTCGACCACG carries:
- a CDS encoding vWA domain-containing protein; protein product: MDFAQPRWLWLLALAPVLSGLVAVAARRRRQGWRAVALPGRPPADGGIAWVLAVCLLVVALAQPRWGRGRGTPLPPGRDVVLLVDLSWSMAAEDVIPDRLGRAVEAAEDLVRAVGSDPGDRVALVAFAGRGVVRCPLTTNLGAVVEALRALEVGGIEPGGSDLGAGLDAAMDALDDEPREGGRIVVTFSDGEDHAPGWPTRVDRLRSLGVVVHSVAIGDAEQGHPIPVDDPKASGGASYLTEGGEAVTSTRIDTELRGLALATGGAFVPIGIAEADLADLYERRIEPAERRERHGREAPERAERFGLALLAGLAVGLIGSWPRRRRPTRARPWWTTWMMIGVASAAVGAAEAPDEGSIAGLVTSGRVAFNRGELVEALARFDRAAALAPGDPIAGYNAAAALYQLGRFDEARSRYLASRARADDRLRTKIDYALGNTAVALRDIPSALRHYDDCLGSTARGDAFDLIRAFARENRAFAERLANPGASTSDGDGDGDGDGDGEEADVPSGGDGDDSRGEGDEGDAPGEGPDGGPGPGPDPAGGPDGTGGDPGPGGPSGTAAAPGSGTASGGATRGDSPADRLARAVKSIRDARDRRLPDVPHAPPPGSSGRPRW
- a CDS encoding BatD family protein, translated to MAVVLAVAPGPSTAAGQAEGLPVRVEASTRGPHYVGQAIPFRVLVTAGATEPTVEAPTAPELDVIPATVEVRPVSASSIGTIVQETNLYRFTYFLVPRRAGPMLVPAFRARADGRSGASGPTRLEPKLPPSEGRPSWFLGGIGPLEVGVVARPGATRLGESAVVEVTLDGPGALGSTNRPTLRLGDGSEDGAAVEPMPPRSSDSPPSRTFPFRVRPGSAGTTTIEPVLVSWFDPGSRSYRTVGSGGVSLRVEDPPGFDPSAIEVASVGEEPRARGPGDRLGAALAAIGAAGSAGVLSVLAWGWGRRRRRSPGRFARRQAARIEAADAPTRAGLVSEALAGYLSRAIGHPGGELTPPEARGAIGLATGDPGLADRAARLVEACDTARYSGRAGGGTAWGMRRGCSGIWPG
- a CDS encoding DEAD/DEAH box helicase; translated protein: MIQRAVEEPEIDFSDLGLSPEMLEALRRIRYITPSPIQAAVIPEALDGSDIIGQAKTGTGKTAAFGIPLIEMLEERGKGPQALILAPTRELAQQIVAEMDNLAANRDVAICAVYGGQPIEKQLRALQRGVDIVVGTPGRVIDHIRRGTLYLGDVVHVVLDEADRMLDIGFRPDIEKILRRVPDPHQTLLLSATIEPEIRRLADKYMFEPVEMLLSKDEPSAETVNQFYVTVDQDKKTELLVHLLQREQPEQCLVFTRTKRGADKLADRIRRVVKGVAVIHGDLPQTSRDKVMKAFRTGEIPVLVATDVVGRGIDVDGISHVVNYDIPEDPENYVHRIGRTGRMGRNGVAYLFVTPDQGDPLTNIEMLMNRTIPPLDLGDYEAHNASVKAEQKRGAFKELFSYL
- a CDS encoding TatD family hydrolase, which produces MAEPRPPTPRLSPLVDTHAHLDDPRLLDQLDAALDRARAAGVEQVVAIATTADSADAVIGIASARPGVFAAVGIQPNHVAEAGPEDWGRVVDRVRAPKVVAVGETGLDRYWDDTPFPQQQDSFDRHLALAAEHDLPVVIHCRECESDVVAQLERLGRPVPGILHSFTGTWDDAQAFLALGLHLSFAGMVTFRNPSLDPLREVATRMPADRLLVETDSPYLSPHPFRGKTNEPARVAVTCSRIAELRGMEAAELARISTENARRLFRLGGSDVL
- a CDS encoding Fur family transcriptional regulator yields the protein MPEVPDETEELRAALEASGRRPTRQREEIFAFLRRSDQHPTAEQVFEAVRRSIPSLSLATVYNALEALVDGGLVIKLPSVEGSARYDARTEGHYHLRCLRSGAVQDLPTPYAPGLIDALDPELVGRLGRRGFRVTGYRFEVVGYFDGDPAPGGDDQPVRGD